TTGTTCATGCCGTCGAGGGCGTGCTGGGCGTCTTTCGTCGCTTCCACCAGGCGCTGGTCGCGGTCCAAGTCGGTTTCCTTGGTGCGCTCGGAGATCACGCTGGCCACGGTGACCAGCACCATAGGGTTCTCGCCATCGAACTGCAGGGCCTTGCCGCCCATCTCCACCGTCTTGTCGGCGTTGTTGGACTGCTGGTAGCGGTACATCAGGTTCTGATAAATGGGGCCACGCAACTCGCTCTGCGCATACTTGGCCTCAAAACCCTTGGCCGCTGTTTCGGCCGCAGCCAGGTCCGGGTTGGTGACGATTGCCTGATAGGCGGCACCCTCCTCCGGAGTCTTCGGGGCAGGCGGGGCCTTGCGCTGAGTCGTGGTGGAAAGCTGGAAGCCCGAGCCCGAGGTCGTCCCCTGCGCGGTGGACAGCGCCACCAGCCCGAGAACCACCAGCGTCGTGCATACGATTTTTTTCATCTCCACTCCTTGTGATGAGGAACCACCTGCACCAACGCATGGTGTTCCGGATTTTGCCCTAAGGTCGTGCCGACGGGGGCTGATAGGGCTCCGCCAGTCCCCGCTCCGCCGCCGCCCGGGTATCGGGCGTGGTATCGCCTGCCGCTAGGGCCGCGCGATAGTGCTGCACGGCCGCATCGCGGTTTTCCTGCATGTCAAAGATCCGGGCCAGGTAGATGTGCGACCAGGCCACGATCCGGGGCTCGCGGGCCATCTCCAAGGTACGCTCGAAGTAGGTGCGGGCGCCGGGCATGTCGCGGCTGAGCGTGGCGGCGCGCGCCAGGATGAACAGGGCCCGGGCCGGATTGTCACTCTGCTGGTCGAGCACCTGCTGGGCCAGCCGCTGCGCCGCCGCCACCTCTCCCGAGGCCAGCTTGGATTCGGCCAGGTCCAGCACGCCGGCTCGTTCCGGCCGGGAGACGTGCAGCGCCTCGGGCACTGCTTCGCGGCTGAAGGTGATCTCGCCGGCGTGCTTGCGCTCGGCGCCTACGTCGATGTTAAACAGCCAGTCGGGGTAGGCGTCCTGCAGCCCCACGGGATTTTTCTCGAACACCCGTAGGGCGTCGAAGAAGTACAGGGTGAGGATATAGCCCTCGCGCTCGGCGGCCTCGGCCCGCTGCACGCGATCCGCTTCGCCTTCCTTGCCGCCGGGGCCGCTGGTGCGGGCCTCGATGGCGCGGATGAGCGACTCGTTCACCAGCAGCACGATGTCCTGATGGAAACTTTCGTCGAGCGGCGCGTTCTTCACCGACTCCAGCAGCGGCTCCAAGCGCTTCATCGCTCCCTGGCGCTTCATGGCGAAGGGATCGAGGGTGTAGTGCAGATAGGTGTGGCGGATCTCGTCGATGCGTACCGCGTCGCCGCGCGGCGAGAGGACCAGGAAGTAGTCGACGCCGTAGTTGCGTGCATTCACCTGTCCGGGTGCGCCCATGGGTTCCGCGTACACGGCGAAGCGGCGGCCCAGGTAGCTGCTGTCGGATATCCGCAGGTAGGCGGACTTGGTGGCCAGCAGCATTTTGGCCACCGGGTCATGCAAGCGCTCGACCTGGGCCTCGTAGGCGGCCTGATGCTTCAGCCAGAGGCCGTGCAGGCCGGCGTCCACGTAGAAGCGCTGCAGCAGCGGCACGAATCCCAGAACGTAGGAAGCGTCCGGAGGCAGGTCCGCTTCCCGGACGCGGAGTTGGAACCCGGGAGGCTCGTCCAGGTTCAGGGCGAGCGAGATGTACTGGGCGTAAGTGCGGGAGGCGTCCGGCTGCTGGTGGTCGCGGTAGAAAGCGCACAACTGCCGCTGGGCGGTGGCGGCGCTGGCCGAGGCTTGCACCGCGCTCGCCACCTCGGCGCGCACCAGCATGCGCAGCGGATCCGAGGTGGCCAGCTCCTGGTCGTAGCCGCAGGCGTTGATGCCCGCCAGCACGCTGAACAGGCTCTCGCTGGTCTCCAGAGTGACGTCCGTCTGCTGGGCCGCGGCCCTGGGCGCCAGGGCACAGCACAGCAGCAGAGCACTTGCGATTCGGAAAAGACGAGACAGCCCGGCCTCCAGAGGAAAGAGGAATGAATATAAAGGGAGTGTGAGCTCCTCCAGTTTAAGGGAGCCGTGGACGAGGGTCAAACCCAGGGCGGGGATAGCTATACGAGCGGGAAAATCCAGCCACTTGGGGTGCGGGCACGTGACGAAGCCGGGCGCGGCCCGCGCGGAGATCGGCGTGCGCGTGCGGCGGGGCGGCCGCCTGGTCTCCTTCGGCGGCTACCTTCCAACTAGCCCATTCTACCCACTGTTCGGAGGTTTCCTTGCTCAAATCTTGCTCAAGTTTCTCCCAAACCGTTAAAGGAAGATTCTCAATCGGCCTGAATCACGCGATAACTTTGGTCTGATAACCAGCCGCACTTAGGTGGTCTGCCATGGCGCTGACGTCCTGCGTTGAGGCGTCATACAGTACGTCGATGCGCTGGTTGTTGGCTTTTGCTCGAACCCGCTCCACGCCCGGCAAAGCTTTGAGCATGCGCTCGATGCGCTGCTCACAACCCTGTCAAGTGATTCCCTGATTGCCGATCACTTCCAAAACAATGGATTTAAGCATGATTCCCTTCTTCCCTACGCTTGAGCAGCTTCCGCCGCAGTCGATGAGACAGGCGGCGCATGTCCCACCGTCTTGATCGCGTCAAAGAAATAAGCGCCGCGCCCCCACAGTGAGTTGATGAAGATCGAAGTCACGCTCGTCGCCATCGCGACCATTCCCCATATCGGATGAACCAGTCCCGTTGCCGCCGCCGGAATCCCGATGCCATTGAACAGGAACGCGAGGGACACGTTCTGTATGATCTTCCGGTAGCTCTGACGGCTGACTTCAAAGGCATCGAGGACCGCACTCAGCCGTTGATTCAGGATGATTACGTCGGCAGACTCGATGGCAATGTCAGCTCCGCTGCCAAAGGCAATCCCCACATCCGCCTGCATCAGAGCGGGCGCGTCATTGATGCCATCACCCACCATGGCCACACGCGAGGTCTGCTGAAGCTTTCGCACCATCTCGGCTTTCTCCGCAGGCAAGACGCGAGCGTGAACCTCTTCTATGCCGGCAGCACCTGCGAAGTGACGTGCCGCTCGCTCGTTGTCACCAGTAATCAGGCTGGTGCGAATGCCAAGCGCGTGCAGTCGCTGGACAGTTGCAGCAGCGTCGAGCCGTAGCGCATCGCCCAGCGCCAGTAGGCCGACAAGTTTCCCGTTTCGCGCCACAGCGATAACCGTCAGGCCCTGAGATTCAAGTTCAGTGATGGCGGCGTTGTGAGCAGCGATATCAATCGACTCGGCCGCGAGGAAAGCCGGGCTCCCAATCAAGAGTCCTGCATCACCAAGCCGCGCCTTAACCCCCCTACCTGGAACGGCCTCAAACTCCCGAACTTCGGCTAGAGCAACGCCGCGATTAAACGCTTCCTCGACTACTGCACGAGCAAGCGGGTGCTCAGAACCAGCTTCCACCGCTGCTGCAAGTGCCAACAATTCCCCCTCCGAGGAGTTCAATGGAACAATCTGGCGCAGCGCAGGGCGTCCTTCGGTAAGCGTGCCGGTCTTGTCAAACACCACGCGCTGAACGCGGCGCAAGGCTTGAAATGCCTCGCCGGTGCGCATCAACACGCCGCGCTCGGCCGCTTCGCCAGCTCCGCGGACAATGGAGAGCGGCGCCGAGATTCCGACGGCGCACGGATAACCCATCACCAGCACGCTCAGGCCCGCGAACATCGCCCGCTGCAGGTCGGGGGAAGATCCACTGATCATGGGGAACACAATCCAGAACAGCGCCGCTCCCACGGAGGTCAGCAGCACGATGGGCG
This sequence is a window from Terriglobales bacterium. Protein-coding genes within it:
- a CDS encoding tetratricopeptide repeat protein, translating into MKKIVCTTLVVLGLVALSTAQGTTSGSGFQLSTTTQRKAPPAPKTPEEGAAYQAIVTNPDLAAAETAAKGFEAKYAQSELRGPIYQNLMYRYQQSNNADKTVEMGGKALQFDGENPMVLVTVASVISERTKETDLDRDQRLVEATKDAQHALDGMNKWLATAPGITDQQAQGVKPVLSSFAHAAMGMVELVRKNPAEAEKHYRVAVELNTARPDPVTLLRLALALDQQKKYADALPFANRAVELSATTGGMVAERAKQEQDRLNQLTGQKPPAQTTAPPPKS
- a CDS encoding tetratricopeptide repeat protein encodes the protein MTLVHGSLKLEELTLPLYSFLFPLEAGLSRLFRIASALLLCCALAPRAAAQQTDVTLETSESLFSVLAGINACGYDQELATSDPLRMLVRAEVASAVQASASAATAQRQLCAFYRDHQQPDASRTYAQYISLALNLDEPPGFQLRVREADLPPDASYVLGFVPLLQRFYVDAGLHGLWLKHQAAYEAQVERLHDPVAKMLLATKSAYLRISDSSYLGRRFAVYAEPMGAPGQVNARNYGVDYFLVLSPRGDAVRIDEIRHTYLHYTLDPFAMKRQGAMKRLEPLLESVKNAPLDESFHQDIVLLVNESLIRAIEARTSGPGGKEGEADRVQRAEAAEREGYILTLYFFDALRVFEKNPVGLQDAYPDWLFNIDVGAERKHAGEITFSREAVPEALHVSRPERAGVLDLAESKLASGEVAAAQRLAQQVLDQQSDNPARALFILARAATLSRDMPGARTYFERTLEMAREPRIVAWSHIYLARIFDMQENRDAAVQHYRAALAAGDTTPDTRAAAERGLAEPYQPPSARP
- a CDS encoding heavy metal translocating P-type ATPase, whose translation is LQLHGAFGGARPWIAGALALTLIFGVGLHIVRMAVMALRRGILNQHVLVEFGAFAGLIGGAVGLALQPPNYPTVAFFSVAVMVLAYHIFSEWLSLIVKTRSSQAVKKLLDLEPDVAHVVRDGKEQDVPLEQVRVGDLVRVRPGSRIPVDGTIESGESDVDEALVTGEPLPTYKRAGDHTLSGSLNGHGTLLVRVTVVGEESFLRQVIRSVEDARALKPGLLHLVDRVLKIYTPIVLLTSVGAALFWIVFPMISGSSPDLQRAMFAGLSVLVMGYPCAVGISAPLSIVRGAGEAAERGVLMRTGEAFQALRRVQRVVFDKTGTLTEGRPALRQIVPLNSSEGELLALAAAVEAGSEHPLARAVVEEAFNRGVALAEVREFEAVPGRGVKARLGDAGLLIGSPAFLAAESIDIAAHNAAITELESQGLTVIAVARNGKLVGLLALGDALRLDAAATVQRLHALGIRTSLITGDNERAARHFAGAAGIEEVHARVLPAEKAEMVRKLQQTSRVAMVGDGINDAPALMQADVGIAFGSGADIAIESADVIILNQRLSAVLDAFEVSRQSYRKIIQNVSLAFLFNGIGIPAAATGLVHPIWGMVAMATSVTSIFINSLWGRGAYFFDAIKTVGHAPPVSSTAAEAAQA